CTTGACAGCGCTGCACGCCGTTGGCTACGTCCGGCGCTGAGGTGGGCAACTTATGAACGCTGTGGTCATTACTGGAATCGCCCAGGGAATGGGGCGCGAGGTGGCGCTGCAGCTGGCGCAGTCCAAGGTGCCGCTGGCGGGCTTCGATGTCGATGCCCGCGGGATCGCCGCGCTGCGGGCCGAGTTGGACCGGGTGGGTTGTCCGCACGTGCTGGCTGAACTCGACATCACCAATCGCCCGGCTCTCCTCGGATTCCGCGATACCGTGCTCGAGCGGTACGGGCGTGTGGAGGTGGTGCTGTCGAATGTCGGCATCGGCTTCTTCGGGCCGTTCGAGGAAGCGGACTTGGACAGAGCGCTGAAGTGTCTGGAGATCAACGTCATCGGCACCGCGGCGATCTTCCAGGCGTTCATCCCGTCAATGCGGGCGCAGCGCTCGGGCCGCCTCATTGCGGTCTCGTCGCTCGTCGGGCAGATCCCGTTTCCGTTCGAGTCGATCTACTCGGCCAGCAAGTTCGCCGTGGAAGGCTTGGTGCAATCGTTACGCTACGAGGTGGAGCCGTTCGGCATTCGCGTGGCGCTGATCCAACCGGCGCAGGTCTCCACTACCTTTGCGGCCAAGATCCACCAGCGCGCGCCGGTGGGCTCGCCTTACCGGGAGCGGGTCGATCGTTTCATCAAGCGCGACGAGGAACTCATCAAGACGGCTCCGACCCCGGCGCAAGCCGCCCGCGCCATCATTCGCGTCATCCGCGCCCACCAGCCCAAGTTGCACAACCAGATCGACCGCAAGAGCACCATCTTTTTGGCGCTCAACCGACTGCTGCCGCGGGCGCTGCGGGACGCGATCCTGCTGCGCCAAATGGATATCGGAGTGGACTCAACCGTCTGAGCCTGGTCCGGCCGCCCGGCTTTGACGGGCCGCGCGCCTGTAGTACGGTTCGGGCGATGCCGCTGGTGAGTGTAATCGTCCCGAGCCACAACCGCCGCGCGTTGTTGCGTGAGGCGGTGGAGTCGGTGCTGGGGCAACGCGGGGTGGCGATCGATCTGATCGTGGTCGATGACGGTTCGAGCGACGGCAGCGAGGGCGAGTTGTCCGAGTTCGGCGCGCGTGTGCGCTACCGCTGGCAGCCCCAACGCGGCGTCTCCGCGGCGCGCAACGCCGGTGCACGCCTTGCGCGCGGCCGCTGGCTCGCCTTTCTCGATTCGGATGATCTGTGGTTGCCCGACAAGTTGGCCACTCAACTGGCCTTCGTCTCAGAGCATCCCGAAACAACGATCTGCCAAACGGGGGAAATCTGGATACGCAACGGTGTGCGGGTCAATCCCTGCCGCCATCACCGCAAGCCGGATGGTGACGTGTTCTTGGCGAGCTTGCAGCGTTGCGTGGTCAGCCCCTCGGCGGTGATGTTGCGGCGCGAGCTGTTCGAGGCTACCGGCGGCTTCGACGAGAGCTTGCCGGCGTGTGAGGATTATGACCTCTGGCTGCGCTTGGCGCGGCACCAACAAGTGGCGTTGATCGATCGGCCGCTGGTGATCAAGCGCGGCGGGCACGCTGACCAGCTGTCGCGACGGTACTGGGGAATGGATCGCTTTCGGGTACAGGCGCTGCGCAAGCTGCTCGCCGAACCCGGCCTCGATCAAGTGCGGCGGGCGGCGGTGTGCGCGGTGCTGGCTGAGAAGTGTGCGATCCTGGCTCTAGGTGCGGCCAAACGCGGGCGCCACCAGGAGGCGGTGGCATATGCGGCATTGGCAACGGCCCCAACCAACCCCGCACCGGGCGGGGGCGGCTCTTGGTTGAGTTGGTCATGACGGACAGCGCCGCCGTGTTAGCCTATACCGCTGCGCGCCGCTTCTCCGCGCCGACGTGCGCGCGCTGGTTGCGCCTCGAGGCCGGCGACCAAGCGGCGCTGCTGCAAGTTGCCGAGCGTTTGCGCCTGGGCGA
Above is a window of Deltaproteobacteria bacterium DNA encoding:
- a CDS encoding glycosyltransferase, which codes for MPLVSVIVPSHNRRALLREAVESVLGQRGVAIDLIVVDDGSSDGSEGELSEFGARVRYRWQPQRGVSAARNAGARLARGRWLAFLDSDDLWLPDKLATQLAFVSEHPETTICQTGEIWIRNGVRVNPCRHHRKPDGDVFLASLQRCVVSPSAVMLRRELFEATGGFDESLPACEDYDLWLRLARHQQVALIDRPLVIKRGGHADQLSRRYWGMDRFRVQALRKLLAEPGLDQVRRAAVCAVLAEKCAILALGAAKRGRHQEAVAYAALATAPTNPAPGGGGSWLSWS
- a CDS encoding SDR family NAD(P)-dependent oxidoreductase; the encoded protein is MNAVVITGIAQGMGREVALQLAQSKVPLAGFDVDARGIAALRAELDRVGCPHVLAELDITNRPALLGFRDTVLERYGRVEVVLSNVGIGFFGPFEEADLDRALKCLEINVIGTAAIFQAFIPSMRAQRSGRLIAVSSLVGQIPFPFESIYSASKFAVEGLVQSLRYEVEPFGIRVALIQPAQVSTTFAAKIHQRAPVGSPYRERVDRFIKRDEELIKTAPTPAQAARAIIRVIRAHQPKLHNQIDRKSTIFLALNRLLPRALRDAILLRQMDIGVDSTV